One Bdellovibrio bacteriovorus genomic window, GTTTTTATCGCCTCAATCAACGGAGCCACCAAGGCCGTGTATTGAACGGATTTATATCCTTCGTTATCGGTGATCACGGCTTCGGGAAATTGTTTTTCAACTTCTTGCGCGATCACGCCTAACTGATGTCGTTCGTTAAATTTCTTGTCTGGAAATTCTTGCGCACGCCAATCATAGGTCACCCCCCGAATTTCTAAAAGTTTCTCTAAAGGATTATTTATGGTGGCGATATTGCGTTTAAATCTTTCATCCGACGTTTGAATGGCGCCATTGGGGGATCGGTAATAGCCACTCGTGTAAGTATCACCCACCACGTGCAAAGGATAACTGGGTCCATTAGTGCCGATACCCACATAGCCATTGTGTTGGATGATCAAACGATTGGCGCGGGTGGTGGTGCCATTGGCTGTGGTCTGAAACACAAAGGCCGAACCTGCCCCAGTGGCGGTGTGATTTTCGGTGGCAACTCCGGCAAGTAAAATGGAAGGTGAGCCCCAAGCGTTGCCGCTGTGATAAGTGGACCCCACAATGGCAAAGTAATTGTCATTGGCAACCACCGGCTGGCGTGCGGTGTGCGTCCCACGGGATTTATAAAATTCCATTTGATGTCCGTTGGCGTTATTGCTGGCATGATTGTGAACGGTGTACCCCGAAAATTGTTCGACCGTCGTCCATGCATAAATACGACTTCCTAAATCCATCACATTGTTCACCGCTCCACTCACGCGGGTCCAAAATCGCAAGCCCGAGGATTCGGTGCCTGAAGTCAAGCTGTCTGCATACGGCTCTATGGAGGCGGCCTCAAAGGCATTGCCCCCGGCATTATTCATATAGCCCGCAAATTTTCCGGAGTGAGTGTGAATATCACCACCTACCGTCAAGGGAGCGGTGGGATTCGTGTGACGAACTCCCACTCTGCCGCCGGAAGGATTTAATAAAATATCTCCTTTGGTGGCGTCACTTGACGCATGCAAGGTGAGGTCCGCACCGCTAGTGGTTCCTCCATACAAAGTTTGTCCCGCACCTCGTCCGGCAAGAAGTGCATACTGAGAAAAATGATCGCTGGATTTAGCAAGAAAACTGGGCGCGCCCGAAGAGTTTGTTAAAAGAACGCTGTCGTTTGCTGTCGCCAGTCCGCCCACCACATTGTTGGCAGAAGAATATAAAATCTGATGGATCGATGTCGTACTAGGAAAGCTGGCCGTGCTGAATGCGGGACCCGTAGGCGTGTGTTGCAAAACCGATCCGTTCACCGTTCCGGCAACAGTGGTTAAAGCAGTTCCTCCTGAATTTGAGGCGATAACACTTGAACCCGAAAAGCTTGTCGCCCCCGTACCGCCATTGGCTAAGGGTAAACTGCCACTCACATCGCTGCTAAGGGCGACGCTATGACCTCCCGAAAGCACACCGCCGCCTGAGTTTTTAACAAAACCGCCCGATGACATTCCCGACAGCGTCAGTCCGGCAAAAGTGGGGGAGGCCGCATTGTGAATATTTTGCGGTGTACTTAAGGTGATCGAGTTTGCACCATGACTGACCGAGATCTGATTTGAAGTGCCACTTAAAGATTTATATTCATAACCATTCGCTGCGTTGTTCATTCCTAAAATCTGATGGGCGGATCCTAGCGAGCTCAGCCCGGCAAGGGAGAGCGTCGGGGTCGCACCACCAGAGGAACTCAACGGAGACGTCGCATTTACTGCTGTCACCGTCCCACTGTTTAAGCTTTGCCACGACAAAACGCCCGTCGTGTCGGCCACTAAAGCTTGCCCCGAAACTGAAGGAGCGGCTGCCGGAAGTCGCAACGGACTGGGCGCCCAGCTGCTGCCGTTATATTGCAAAACTTGGTTGGTGCTAGGGGCGGTGGCAGAAATCGCGACACCCTTAATTTTATCGACGGAGGTGGAGCTTTGATTTCCGCTGACGTCGCCACTGAGTGCGCCGGTAAAGCCTGCCGCATTTTGTGAAGCCAAGTCACTGGCACTGAGTTTTCCGTTAAAGGTCGCCCAGTCGGTGGAAGTCAAATATCCATTTTGGGAACTGCTGGCCGCAGGGATCGTGATATGTGGAGTGGTGCTGGCATTCGTCACCGCAAGAGGAGATCCCACTGAGACCGTCGTGACTGTTCCGCCAGCACCGGCAGAAACAGAAGCACATCCGAATTTAAGAGTACTTGCATCCCAAGTTAAAAATTGACCGCCATTACAAGACACCGATCCCGCTCCGGAGTTATTGATATCTGACTTAATAAGAAAATCACTCGCCGCATAGGGGCCCAGCTTTTGTGCGGAACGTGCATAACCGGCTAACGGCACCGCGCGAATAGCCGTGTCGGGCGTGATGGCTTTCCAACCTTGACCATCATGAAAGCTCACCGATAAAACCCGACCATCTGATGCGAGAGGTGTATAGGTGCTAGAGCCTGCGGTGCAGGTATATCCGGAACACACGCCGCAAGCAGCAGCGCTGGAATTATTAAATACGTCGATAACGGTCGCGGGGCCCGCGGGCCAAGAGATGGTTCCCATTCCAATGGGCACATCAAAAACGCCATTGGATCCGGACATGTTGATCCCGGTGACGTGCTCTTGATAAATCACGCAAGCGCCCGATGGATCTTTGATTTGAAAAAGGAAGCTGACGTTTGCATATTGCAAAGGTGTGCCGTCAGTCTTAACAATACGTCCTTGATATGTTAATGAGGTCGACGTCGCCGCGACCACCGCCAATGCCGCAGGTGTTGCGCCCCAAATTAAAAAAAGTATTGTGAATAATCTCGATATTAATCGTGTCATCACGCCCTCAAAATAACGCTCCGTAAAATTCCGTTTTGCAAAACCTGACAACGCCTACATTATAAAATGTTTATCGGCCGGGGGTTTAAGTTATTAAAGGCAGGCTCTAAATCTGTAATGTTTTAAGACGAAATTTGGTGGAAGAAAGGCGTGAGCTCAAAAAAACGGTCAACGTTTTTTAACAGCTTAACATTATTTTGCTTAGCTAATTAAGATGTAAAGTCAGACGGAGAATGACTTCATGGAGCAAAAAAATGGCTCCATGAAGTGAGAATATATTAGCGACGGATGGCTTTAGGATCAATGGCGTCTTGCAACCCATCACCCACGAAGTTAAAGCTGATCGTGGTCATAAGGATCAAGACCCCGGGTAAGATCGCTAAGAAAGGAGCTTGGTAAATAAGCTCTTGGGCGTTGTTAAGCATATTACCCCAGCTGGGTGTCGGAGGCATGATACCTAATCCTAAGAATGATAAAGCGGCTTCAAACAGAATGGATTCGCCCACCCCTAAGGTCACGGACACAAGCATGGGGGCTACGACATTCGGGAACATATGACGAATGATGATGGTGCTGTCTTTGGCACCTAAAGTTTTTGCGGCTAAAACAAATTCGCGCTCACGAATCGACAAAATACTTCCTCTGATCAGCCGTGCCACCGTCATCCACGAGAAAATACATAAGATGATAACCATCTTAAAGATACTTTCATTTTGTGTGCTGACGACCCAACTCAAAATGGGGATCTTAGTGAAATCAATAGCGGCCATCACGATCAAGACCGGAATTGTGGGTAAAGATAACAATGCATCGGTCACACGCATTAAGATGGTATCGATAATACCGCCGTAATATCCCGCCAAACTTCCGATCAAAAGACCGATCAAGGCCGAAGCCAGGGCGGCTAAAATACCAACACCCATTGAAACACGTGTGCCATAAACCAGACGAATAAACACGTCCCGGCCCAATTCGTCGGTGCCAAAGATGTGCAGAGTCGAAAAATCATTAAATGATTTAATCAAGGGCGCAGTTTCGGGGATGTCGAGAGATTTTAGCTTTTCAATGGCCTCTTTCGGAGCCATTGGTGCTAATTCGTAAATCGCATCGGCTTCGGCGACTTGCACGACACCTTTTTCCACCAAAGCTTTTTGAATTTTGTCCGCCGCCTCTGGGTGTAAATTAATAAATTGTTCAATCGACGTTTCGCGTACGTCCTGACCTGATTCGGCCGTGGTAAACGGTGGCAGATAACGATGGGCCACATTTTGCGCGTCTGGATCAATACCTGAAATCGCTTCGATTTGGTTAGCAAAAATAGAGATCAATAAAAACAAGATGATGACGACCGCACCGGCGACGGCCAGCTTGTGTTCCATAAATTGTTTTAAAACCATCTTCCACATCGGCTGTGGTTTTTCGATCTCCGCGCGATTGGCTACGGCCTTTTCATTTTCTGCTTCAAAACTGTCCATCGTCATATCTTGTGTAGTCATCCGCCAGTCCTATTGATAAGAGATACGAGGATCTGCAAATCCATAGCAGATATCCGCAACCAAGTTCATCAGCAAGACCATGCTGACCGAAATCACGAACGAAATCATCGCAACGTTATAGTCATTTCCGATAATAGAATCATAAACCAGTTTGCCGACACCTTGGTACGCAAAGACGGTTTCCGTTAAAATGGCTCCTGAAAACAAGCCAGAGAAACTTAAAGCCAAAATTGTAATCAAAGGAATCAGCGCATTTCTAAATCCGTGCTGCCAGACGACCTGACGACGGGAAAGACCTTTGGCGCGGGCGGTGCGGATAAAGTCATTTCTCATGGCTTCCAGCATCGCCGAACGAGTGAAGCGCGAAAAACGACCGATCTGTTGAATGGCTAAACTTGCCACCGGTAAAATTAAATAAACAGATCGATCCATGATATCCGCCCATAAGCCGCCACTGTCGGCGCCAATGGTTTGCGTGCCGCCAGCTGGCAGAATCGGAAACTTCACGGCGAAAATAATAATCAAAACGATCGCCAGCCAAAACGAAGGAATCGAAATCCCGGCAAAAGAAAACAGATTCATAAAGTAATCAAGTTTGCTACCGGGGCGTAAGGCCGAAAATACGCCCAAGGGAATGGCGATCATCAATGACACCGCTAAAGAGGCAAAAGAAAGTATAGCGGTATTCCAAAGGCGAGGCCCCATAAGTTCTTCCACCGGAACACGGTAAGTACGACTGTAACCAAGATCACCGGTTAGAATCGAACCCATCCATGAAGCATAACGTTTATAGATAGGTTGATCTAATCCATACAAAGTTTTTAAACGAGCCACGTCTTCGGTTGTCATTTTTGGGTTGGAGGCCACCATCATGTCCACGGGATCACCGGGCATAAGGCTCATCAAATAAAAGCAAACATAGGACAGCACCACAATGACTGCCAAAGTCTGCAAGATACGACGAGTAATAAATGTTCCCACTAGGACCTCCGTTTGGGGCCGTTGAAAACGGCCCATCTGACTGCGTTGTGCGGTCTCGCCTTGCTCTTCGCCGTACTTTAAGTACGGCTCCGTGGCAGTCGAGATCCTCCGCCTTGCATCTGGGCCGTTTTGAACGGCCCTAGATTTTAACTAGTTTAAATTCCAGTCTTCGATATTGTTTGTTTCATAAAACTGGTGACCGGCCATTTTATAGTTTTTCAAATTAGCAGGTGAAACCGAGATGTCCGAACGATAGAACAAGGGCAATACCGGAACTTCGTCGGTGTACAGTTTTAGGATGTTGTGCACGATCTCTTCACGTTTTTTCGCGTTGAACTCAACATCCAAAGCATCCAGGTTTTTGTCCACTTCCGGGTTTTTCCAACCGTGGAAGTTTTGTCCTGACCAACCGTTGTCTTTGGTCGGAATAGATTTAGATCCCACAGTTGAACGCGGGCTGTTTTCTGGGGAAGAAACCCAAGCGAATAACGCCAAACCTTCAAACTTGCGTTTGGTCATGGTGTCACCAAAGAACACGCGTGCGGGTTCGTTCTTTACTAGAACTTCGATACCAGATTGTTTCCACTGGTTTTGCAAATAAACTTGCACCAGCTCACGCGTTTTGTTTCCGGCTGTTGTTTGGAAGTTCAAAGACAAGCGTTTGCCGTCTTTAACACGGATGCCGTCAGCACCCATTTTCCAACCCGCTTCATCTAAAAGTTTTCCGGCGTTGCGTTTAGAATAAGGATATTTCGTGATGAATTTAGGGTCGGTCGTGAACCAAGGGTCTTTCGGGGAAACATTGTGAATCGCAACTTCTTGTTTGTTTTCAAAAAGAGCTTTCACTAAGTCTTCGCGGTTGATCGAAGTCAAAAGAGCTTTACGAACTTTCACGTCCGCTAAAATGGGATTATCCAACTTCAAATCAATGTGTTCGTAAGTCACTGAAGGCACGAAGTGAACGACGTAAGGAAGCTTTTCTGCTTTTACTTTTTTATCAAAAGCCAAAGCTTGGTCAAAATCCATTCCCAATGTCGAAATCATATCGATGGTGCCTGAACGTAAGTTTGCTTCCATCGTTCCCGTGTTAGGAATCAACTTTACGACCACTTTTTTGATGTTCGGTTGCTTCCCGTAAAACTGGGGATTGGGAGCAAACGCCACGTGAGATCCCAATTTGACGTCAGTGATTACGTAAGGACCGTTGTAAAGGCCTGGGTTGGTAGGGTTGCGCACGTAAGTAGAGTTCTTATCGTAACCTTCTTTTTGCTTCCCGTATTTTTCAAAGACAGGAAGTTCGAGGTGAGTGGGCACGGGGAAGAACTGTGCTAGTTGATAGAAATCCCATTTTGCTTTGTCGTAAGTAAAAGTGCATTTCTTAGGATTTTTTGGATCAATGTCGATTTTCTCAACTTGAGTCCAATTTTCTTTTTCACCCACAGAAACGTTAGCACTGGTGGCGATTTTATGAGCCGTGATAAAGTCTTGGCAGATAACGGGTTTGCCGTCGCCCCATTTTGCGGCTTCAATGATTTCCCAGTTGGCTTGAACTTTCTTTTTGCCGCCGGCTTCGATGATTTTAGCCGTGCCTTTATCTAAGGAAGGAATTTCTTTAGCCAATTGCGTGACCCACTTTCCTTCAGGAGTCAAAACCACCAGCGAGCGTCCCACCATGCGGTACATATAAACCGAAGCGGACATGGACATGATCAAAGGATTCAAAGTTTCGAATTCCTGAGAAATACCGATTTTAAGTTCTGCATTGGTCGGAGCGGCCATCCCTGGTGTCGCGAAACTCATCGCTAAACCAAGAGCAAGTCCGGTTGCCATTTTTTTCATCATTGAGGACTCCTTCTAAAAGTAAAAAGTTAAAATAATAAACTAAAAAACCAAAAAACTATTCAACTACAGCCGGGGCTTTTTCAAGCCAACACGCTTTTAGATGTCCACCACCGGTATTTTCTAAGACCGGAGTTTTCGTGGCACACACATCCATCTTATAAGCACAGCGTGGATGGAACGAGCAACCCGACGGAGGATTGATCGGACTTGGCACCTCGCCGCCCAAAGAACGTTTGATCTTTTTCTTGCCTTGGCCCACCCGCGGAATCGCGCGGATCAGGGCTTGCGTGTACGGGTGCTGAGGATTTTTAAACAACTCATCGCGAGTCGCATTTTCAACGATCTTACCTAGGTACATCACCGCAATGCGATCGCAGGTGTGCTCGATCACGGAAAGATCATGAGAAATAAAAATATAAGTTAAGCCCAGTTTGGTTTGCAGATCTTTTAAAAGATTTAAGATCTGCGCCTGGATGGAAACGTCCAAGGCACTGACGGGCTCATCACAAATAATTAATTCCGGATTTAAAGCAATGGCGCGGGCGATACTGATGCGTTGACGTTGGCCGCCAGAAAATTCATGCGGATAACGATTCACATGGGCTTTACGTAACCCCACGAGCTCAATAAGTTCTAAGACGCGCGCATTGCGTTCTTCTGAAGTTCCTGAATTATGAATGTCCATCGGTTGACGGATGATTTGCCCGACAGTCATGCGCGGATCTAAAGAGGCATACGGATCTTGAAAGATCATCTGCATGTTTTTGCGTTTTTTACGAAGATCGCCCGATTTCATATTTAAGAAATCTTGGCCATCAAAAGTAATTTCGCCACCGGTGGGTTCGTAAAGACGAATCAGTGTGCGACCTAAAGTTGACTTGCCACAACCTGATTCTCCCACCAGGCCTAAAGTTTCACCCTTGCGCACGGTCAAAGAAACATCATCCACGGCTTTCACGCTGCCCACTTCACGCATCAGAAGACCTTTGCGGATCGGGAAGTGCTTTTTAATATTTTTGGCTTCTAAAATGATTTCGTTCATATCTTAGAGTCCTTATATTAGCGGGTTGAAGCAGGCGACCTGGTGGTCGGCGTTAGTACTTAATCGACGCATCGGGGGTTTGAGTGTTGCACACTCCGAAACCGAACGAGGACAGCGATTCACAAAGGGACATCCTTTCGGAAGTTCAAAGGGAGCCGGCACACTGCCTTCAATGGTGTTGAGTCTTTTCACGCGCTCCCCAAATTTAGGACGAGAAGCAATCAAGGCCGCGGTGTAGGGGTGAGCGGGGTTTAAGAAAAGCTCTTGTGTCGGAGCCTTCTCACACATCTGGCCCCCGTACATCACTAAGACTTTGTCGGAGATTTCAGAAATAACACCCAAGTCATGCGTGATGAATTGAACTGTCATATTGAACTTTTCTTGCAAGTTTTGGATCAGCTCTAAGATTTGTGCTTGGATCGTCACGTCCAAAGCCGTTGTCGGCTCATCGGCAATCAAGAAAGTCGGATCACACGAAAGGGCCATCGCGATCATCGCCCGCTGTCTCATCCCGCCCGAAAGTTGATGCGGGTAATTTAAGTAGCGTTCTTCCGGGGAAGGAATCCCCACCAGGCTTAGCATTTCAATGGCGCGTTCTTTAGATTCTTTTTGCGAGCATTTTTTATGTCGCATAATCTGTTCATCCATTTGGCGGCCAATAGTCAAAACCGGATTTAAGGCCGTCATCGGTTCTTGAAAGATCATCGCCATTTCGCCGCCACGAACATCCTGCATTTGGTCTTCGGACATCGCCAAGATATTGCGACCATTTAAAAGAACTTCACCGGCAGTGATGCGACCTGGTTTTTCAATCAAGCGCATCAGTGAATAAGACGTCACCGATTTTCCGCAGCCAGACTCACCAACAATACCCATGGTTTGGCCGCGGGCTATATCATAAGAAACATTGTTCACTGCACGCACCGGACCGGCGTTCGTCATAAACGTAGTTTCTAAATTCTTCACCTCAAGAACAGGACTTTGCATAAGCTTCCTTACTTGTTAGATAAACCGACGTGATTCAAGTTCTTCCAGGGCGGAAATAGAGCCTTTTTTCAAAGCTTTTCCTAAAACACCGGTCAGCTTGTCACTCAAACTTTCATGGTGCTTGTGCTTGATCTTAATAATTTGGTGCTTTTCCGAAAGTGCCATTAAGTACTCATCACTGGTGCGAATTTCATCCACCAAACCTTTGGTAATGGCTTGTTCGCCGTACCAATATTCGCCGGTGGCGACTTCCGCTAAATTCATATGCGGACGGTATTTTTGCACGAAAGATTTAAATAAAACGTGGGTGTCCTCAAGCTGCTCTTTGAATTTTTCCTCACCCTTCGGAGTGATTTCACCTAAAACACTCACGGTGCGTTTGTATTCCCCCGCGGTGTACTCTTTGTATTCCACGTCATGCTTTTTTAAAACACGGTGGAAGTTGGGGACTTGCGCGACAACGCCGATAGATCCCACGATGGCAAAAGGAGCGGAAAGAATTTTATTAGCCGTACAGGACATAAGGTAACCACCGCTGGCCGCCACTTTGTCGACGCAAACAGTCAGAGGAATCTGCTTTTCGCGCACGCGTAACAGCTGAGAAGCCGC contains:
- a CDS encoding ABC transporter ATP-binding protein; amino-acid sequence: MQSPVLEVKNLETTFMTNAGPVRAVNNVSYDIARGQTMGIVGESGCGKSVTSYSLMRLIEKPGRITAGEVLLNGRNILAMSEDQMQDVRGGEMAMIFQEPMTALNPVLTIGRQMDEQIMRHKKCSQKESKERAIEMLSLVGIPSPEERYLNYPHQLSGGMRQRAMIAMALSCDPTFLIADEPTTALDVTIQAQILELIQNLQEKFNMTVQFITHDLGVISEISDKVLVMYGGQMCEKAPTQELFLNPAHPYTAALIASRPKFGERVKRLNTIEGSVPAPFELPKGCPFVNRCPRSVSECATLKPPMRRLSTNADHQVACFNPLI
- a CDS encoding ABC transporter permease gives rise to the protein MTTQDMTMDSFEAENEKAVANRAEIEKPQPMWKMVLKQFMEHKLAVAGAVVIILFLLISIFANQIEAISGIDPDAQNVAHRYLPPFTTAESGQDVRETSIEQFINLHPEAADKIQKALVEKGVVQVAEADAIYELAPMAPKEAIEKLKSLDIPETAPLIKSFNDFSTLHIFGTDELGRDVFIRLVYGTRVSMGVGILAALASALIGLLIGSLAGYYGGIIDTILMRVTDALLSLPTIPVLIVMAAIDFTKIPILSWVVSTQNESIFKMVIILCIFSWMTVARLIRGSILSIREREFVLAAKTLGAKDSTIIIRHMFPNVVAPMLVSVTLGVGESILFEAALSFLGLGIMPPTPSWGNMLNNAQELIYQAPFLAILPGVLILMTTISFNFVGDGLQDAIDPKAIRR
- a CDS encoding ABC transporter ATP-binding protein; this encodes MNEIILEAKNIKKHFPIRKGLLMREVGSVKAVDDVSLTVRKGETLGLVGESGCGKSTLGRTLIRLYEPTGGEITFDGQDFLNMKSGDLRKKRKNMQMIFQDPYASLDPRMTVGQIIRQPMDIHNSGTSEERNARVLELIELVGLRKAHVNRYPHEFSGGQRQRISIARAIALNPELIICDEPVSALDVSIQAQILNLLKDLQTKLGLTYIFISHDLSVIEHTCDRIAVMYLGKIVENATRDELFKNPQHPYTQALIRAIPRVGQGKKKIKRSLGGEVPSPINPPSGCSFHPRCAYKMDVCATKTPVLENTGGGHLKACWLEKAPAVVE
- a CDS encoding tail fiber domain-containing protein — protein: MTRLISRLFTILFLIWGATPAALAVVAATSTSLTYQGRIVKTDGTPLQYANVSFLFQIKDPSGACVIYQEHVTGINMSGSNGVFDVPIGMGTISWPAGPATVIDVFNNSSAAACGVCSGYTCTAGSSTYTPLASDGRVLSVSFHDGQGWKAITPDTAIRAVPLAGYARSAQKLGPYAASDFLIKSDINNSGAGSVSCNGGQFLTWDASTLKFGCASVSAGAGGTVTTVSVGSPLAVTNASTTPHITIPAASSSQNGYLTSTDWATFNGKLSASDLASQNAAGFTGALSGDVSGNQSSTSVDKIKGVAISATAPSTNQVLQYNGSSWAPSPLRLPAAAPSVSGQALVADTTGVLSWQSLNSGTVTAVNATSPLSSSGGATPTLSLAGLSSLGSAHQILGMNNAANGYEYKSLSGTSNQISVSHGANSITLSTPQNIHNAASPTFAGLTLSGMSSGGFVKNSGGGVLSGGHSVALSSDVSGSLPLANGGTGATSFSGSSVIASNSGGTALTTVAGTVNGSVLQHTPTGPAFSTASFPSTTSIHQILYSSANNVVGGLATANDSVLLTNSSGAPSFLAKSSDHFSQYALLAGRGAGQTLYGGTTSGADLTLHASSDATKGDILLNPSGGRVGVRHTNPTAPLTVGGDIHTHSGKFAGYMNNAGGNAFEAASIEPYADSLTSGTESSGLRFWTRVSGAVNNVMDLGSRIYAWTTVEQFSGYTVHNHASNNANGHQMEFYKSRGTHTARQPVVANDNYFAIVGSTYHSGNAWGSPSILLAGVATENHTATGAGSAFVFQTTANGTTTRANRLIIQHNGYVGIGTNGPSYPLHVVGDTYTSGYYRSPNGAIQTSDERFKRNIATINNPLEKLLEIRGVTYDWRAQEFPDKKFNERHQLGVIAQEVEKQFPEAVITDNEGYKSVQYTALVAPLIEAIKTLYQKLNIMDQDKASKAELEAANKEILRLQQENTELKMRMEKVEKALLSGHG
- a CDS encoding peptide ABC transporter substrate-binding protein: MMKKMATGLALGLAMSFATPGMAAPTNAELKIGISQEFETLNPLIMSMSASVYMYRMVGRSLVVLTPEGKWVTQLAKEIPSLDKGTAKIIEAGGKKKVQANWEIIEAAKWGDGKPVICQDFITAHKIATSANVSVGEKENWTQVEKIDIDPKNPKKCTFTYDKAKWDFYQLAQFFPVPTHLELPVFEKYGKQKEGYDKNSTYVRNPTNPGLYNGPYVITDVKLGSHVAFAPNPQFYGKQPNIKKVVVKLIPNTGTMEANLRSGTIDMISTLGMDFDQALAFDKKVKAEKLPYVVHFVPSVTYEHIDLKLDNPILADVKVRKALLTSINREDLVKALFENKQEVAIHNVSPKDPWFTTDPKFITKYPYSKRNAGKLLDEAGWKMGADGIRVKDGKRLSLNFQTTAGNKTRELVQVYLQNQWKQSGIEVLVKNEPARVFFGDTMTKRKFEGLALFAWVSSPENSPRSTVGSKSIPTKDNGWSGQNFHGWKNPEVDKNLDALDVEFNAKKREEIVHNILKLYTDEVPVLPLFYRSDISVSPANLKNYKMAGHQFYETNNIEDWNLN
- a CDS encoding ABC transporter permease, whose translation is MGTFITRRILQTLAVIVVLSYVCFYLMSLMPGDPVDMMVASNPKMTTEDVARLKTLYGLDQPIYKRYASWMGSILTGDLGYSRTYRVPVEELMGPRLWNTAILSFASLAVSLMIAIPLGVFSALRPGSKLDYFMNLFSFAGISIPSFWLAIVLIIIFAVKFPILPAGGTQTIGADSGGLWADIMDRSVYLILPVASLAIQQIGRFSRFTRSAMLEAMRNDFIRTARAKGLSRRQVVWQHGFRNALIPLITILALSFSGLFSGAILTETVFAYQGVGKLVYDSIIGNDYNVAMISFVISVSMVLLMNLVADICYGFADPRISYQ
- the sohB gene encoding protease SohB, which codes for MEAWQTIGIFAAETFLILFAIITVIIVIAIAASRASGSKNQIEVELIHKKYKNFRNLLKSQTLTKNEKKNLKKSLKEEQKKQDKHSSSEERKIYLIDFEGDVKASAVADLREEITAVLTVATPQDEVVVRIESPGGMVHGYGLAASQLLRVREKQIPLTVCVDKVAASGGYLMSCTANKILSAPFAIVGSIGVVAQVPNFHRVLKKHDVEYKEYTAGEYKRTVSVLGEITPKGEEKFKEQLEDTHVLFKSFVQKYRPHMNLAEVATGEYWYGEQAITKGLVDEIRTSDEYLMALSEKHQIIKIKHKHHESLSDKLTGVLGKALKKGSISALEELESRRFI